One window of Marinobacterium aestuarii genomic DNA carries:
- a CDS encoding DUF3501 family protein, giving the protein MDKLTPQDLWPLETYARMRGDFRARVMAHKRDRQLLLGEHLRLLFEDRTTVQYQVQEMLRIEKLFEEAEIRDELDAYNPLIPDGSNWKATLMIEIADVPERRRRLQAMVGVEHRVWIQVGTLEPVFAIADEDMERSNEEKTSSVHFLRFELTPAMLSAAARGRALHAGVDHPACSIAGQLLEHGLQAALQGDLVPRH; this is encoded by the coding sequence ATGGACAAACTGACCCCGCAGGATCTCTGGCCATTGGAAACCTATGCCCGCATGCGCGGTGATTTTCGCGCCCGGGTGATGGCCCACAAGCGTGATCGTCAGCTGCTGCTCGGTGAACATCTGCGCCTGCTGTTCGAGGATCGCACCACGGTGCAATACCAGGTTCAGGAAATGCTGCGCATCGAAAAACTGTTTGAGGAGGCCGAGATTCGGGATGAACTTGATGCCTACAATCCGCTGATTCCGGATGGCTCGAACTGGAAGGCGACGCTGATGATCGAAATTGCCGATGTACCGGAGCGGCGTCGGCGTCTACAGGCGATGGTCGGTGTCGAACACAGAGTCTGGATACAGGTGGGCACGCTGGAGCCGGTATTTGCCATTGCCGATGAGGATATGGAGCGCAGCAACGAAGAGAAGACCTCCAGCGTGCACTTTCTGCGTTTCGAACTTACGCCTGCCATGCTGAGCGCCGCCGCGCGGGGGCGGGCGCTGCATGCCGGTGTCGATCATCCGGCCTGCAGCATTGCCGGACAGTTGCTTGAGCAC